Proteins from one Carcharodon carcharias isolate sCarCar2 chromosome 19, sCarCar2.pri, whole genome shotgun sequence genomic window:
- the cnr2 gene encoding cannabinoid receptor 2, translating to MNESSSVLFNSTAATTTSHDATTEKACDNNFMDMECFMILTESQKKAIAALCLTVGPFTVLGNILVLCIILFTPQLRYRPSYLFITSLASADLCASINFMYSFVSFHVFRLQDENYIFLFKLGGVIASFSASVGSLLLTAIDRYACIHKPSEYRTILTRRKAVICILFTWSVAVFIAFLPLMGWNCIEFTSNCCELFPLVDKSYLACWIMLITFLLILIIYAYIHILWKAHVHSVYMEKQKEGRKGQVKMGHTRMDIKLAKTLGLILVILIVCWSPVLTLMIYDLFAKVDKDTRKVFAFVCMLCWLNSTVNPIVYALRSRDMRIVILNILSRHKRQLPSVEGSTESDGHFKNNTVTTISSSAEQCNIVNSRE from the coding sequence ATGAATGAAAGTAGTTCAGTTTTGTTTAATTCAACTGCAGCTACAACCACTTCTCATGATGCAACCACTGAAAAGGCGTGCGACAATAACTTCATGGATATGGAATGTTTCATGATTCTTACTGAAAGCCAAAAGAAAGCTATTGCTGCATTGTGTttaacagtggggccatttactgTTTTGGGGAACATTTTAGTTTTATGCATCATATTATTTACACCACAACTTCGATATCGACCATCTTATTTGTTTATAACTAGCCTTGCATCTGCCGACCTCTGTGCAAGCATTAATTTTATGTACAGTTTTGTCAGCTTCCACGTTTTCAGGCTCCAAGATGAAAATTACATTTTCCTATTTAAACTTGGAGGTGTCATTGCATCTTTCTCAGCTTCTGTGGGCAGTTTGCTGCTCACTGCCATTGACAGGTACGCATGCATTCATAAGCCTTCTGAATACAGGACAATTTTAACAAGGAGAAAAGCAGTGATCTGCATTCTATTCACGTGGTCAGTTGCTGTTTTTATAGCTTTTCTTCCTTTGATGGGATGGAATTGCATTGAGTTCACTAGTAATTGCTGTGAGTTATTTCCTCTGGTAGATAAAAGCTATTTAGCTTGCTGGATTATGTTAATAACTTTCCTGTTAATTTTAATAATTTATGCCTATATACATATTCTATGGAAAGCCCATGTTCATTCAGTCTACATGGAGAAAcagaaagaaggaaggaaagggCAAGTAAAAATGGGGCACACACGTATGGACATTAAACTCGCCAAAACACTGGGCTTAATATTAGTAATTCTGATTGTTTGTTGGTCTCCAGTCTTGACTCTGATGATATATGATCTATTTGCCAAGGTAGACAAAGACACCAGAAAGGTATTTGCTTTTGTCTGCATGTTGTGTTGGTTAAATTCCACAGTGAATCCCATTGTTTATGCCCTAAGAAGCAGAGATATGCGTATTGTAATATTAAATATCTTGTCTAGGCACAAGAGGCAGTTACCATCTGTGGAGGGCAGCACAGAGTCAGATGGACACTTTAAAAACAATACAGTTACGACCATCTCTTCATCAGCTGAGCAATGCAACATTGTCAATTCTAGAGAATGA